A genomic region of Trifolium pratense cultivar HEN17-A07 linkage group LG3, ARS_RC_1.1, whole genome shotgun sequence contains the following coding sequences:
- the LOC123918869 gene encoding uncharacterized protein LOC123918869, translating into MENDIPLILCKLERIFPPALFDSMEHVVVHLAYEARLGGPVQYRWMYPFERFMGYAKRAVKNKARVEGSICATYLHRETIYFCSHYFKDTLSSSHIRNETETSRPVRIHPLNMSIFSLPGRNGGGEKVLYPGDKVLYSAHVHLLINCNEVEPYLQMFLTQHTSAQINSQFPAWFKEYMYQQTPATRVIQHLRNLSDGPKSTVKQWHTYFVNGYRFETHSWSEGKTTVNSGVCMKGVTENGEGDFYGVIENIFEIEYNYLDYKKTVVLFYCKWFDPSNRGTRYDSKTNTVDIKMNKHYPLYDPFAMAHNVRQVHYVPYPSTTRDKRGWCAAITSKPRGLIEKNEIDEREDEPYQEDEMSNVDDVIAVETFNQLCVQEEAEEVPSDGDVDEEDVEANGDDEGSDDEDVSDWDDN; encoded by the exons atgGAAAATGACATTCCACTGATCTTGTGTAAGTTGGAGAGAATATTTCCTCCTGCCTTGTTTGATTCTATGGAGCATGTTGTGGTGCATCTTGCATACGAGGCTAGGCTTGGTGGGCCGGTTCAATATAGATGGATGTACCCGTTCGAAAGGTTCATGGGTTATGCAAAACGTGCCGTGAAAAACAAAGCTAGGGTCGAAGGCTCAATTTGTGCAACATACTTACACCGCGAAACAATTTACTTTTGTTCGCATTACTTCAAAGACACGTTGTCATCAAGCCATATTCGCAATGAAACTGAAACATCTCGGCCTGTGAGAATTCACCCATTAAACATGTCAATATTCAGCTTGCCTGGTCGTAATGGTGGTGGTGAGAAAGTGTTGTATCCTGGTGACAAAGTTCTCTATTCGGCGCATGTTCACTTGCTGATTAATTGCAATGAAGTCGAGCCATATTTACA GATGTTTTTAACACAACATACTTCTGCTCAAATCAATTCGCAATTTCCAGCATGGTTCAAAGAATACATGTACCAACAAACACCCGCAACTCGTGTCATACAACACTTGAGAAACTTATCTGATGGCCCAAAGTCAACCGTTAAACAATGGCACACCTACTTTGTCAATGGTTACAGATTTGAGACACACAGTTGGAGTGAAGGAAAAACAACAGTAAACAGTGGAGTGTGTATGAAAGGTGTGACTGAAAATGGTGAAGGAGATTTTTACGGTGTCATTGAGAACATATTTGAAATCGAATACAATTACCTTGATTACAAGAAAACAGTCGTGTTGTTTTACTGTAAATGGTTTGATCCTTCAAATAGAGGTACCAGATATGATTCAAAGACTAATACCGTGGacataaaaatgaacaaacattATCCATTGTATGATCCGTTTGCTATGGCTCATAACGTCAGACAAGTTCACTATGTCCCTTATCCATCGACTACAAGGGATAAGCGAGGTTGGTGTGCCGCAATAACATCAAAACCAAGGGGTctgattgaaaaaaatgagatagatgAACGTGAAGATGAACCATATCAGGAAGATGAGATGTCCAATGTTGATGATGTCATTGCAGTTGAAACTTTTAATCAACTTTGTGTACAAGAAGAAGCCGAAGAAGTACCTTCTGATGGTGATGTTGATGAAGAGGACGTCGAAGCtaatggtgatgatgaaggcagtgatgatgaagatgtatcagattgggatgacaattaa
- the LOC123918868 gene encoding uncharacterized protein LOC123918868 has product MNPDEENFDDDNVDDDIDDIPPAPGVGRGRGRAPRRRALPRRVVRNRWLEGMPKSRTVDGVEEEYDSYDDDDDHEDEEIADIALLAPQNELLIDRHGRPIIMPYTATDLQPQNPANKAINNALKSKFQAPYLNWTEVRADERGYQQFWNGFRSQVTWLNHHTAAIERIFNKKATKRLSTLLFEARKKIKKDPSKPPLWLAGNSYPMLCRRWEEEEYIAKCIKNKANRNTDEANRACVHSGGSKSAGTLRLEFIQQIGRPPTFMEMNDMMHRYADSGEWTGARAQEVSRLTQIWVEEYNASQLRLPPHRRDNEDVRRNKMSLAFVKNAGGATRGRKFAAGCTSSLYASDPTGLRDVTYTSSSSSSTGRSRPTQREETDDEYEARMRATYREEFRDEFEASFDDRVDVRVQHILQEFFAQQRAPAPAGGGGGWIIISGFGTTKSKCR; this is encoded by the exons atgaatccagatgaagaaaattttgatgatgacaatgtCGATGATGACATTGATGATATTCCACCAGCACCGGGTGTCGGACGCGGGCGCGGACGCGCTCCACGTAGACGTGCTTTACCCCGCCGCGTTGTTCGGAATCGATGGTTGGAGGGTATGCCCAAGTCTCGAACCGTAGACGGTGTGGAAGAGGAGTACGACTCCTACGACGACGATGATGACCACGAGGACGAGGAAATAGCCGATATTGCACTTTTAGCTCCTCAAAATGAATTGTTGATTGACCGGCATGGTAGACCCATCATCATGCCATATACCGCCACAga TTTGCAACCCCAAAATCCGGCGAATAAGGCAATCAATAATGCATTGAAATCCAAATTCCAGGCTCCATATCTCAACTGGACGGAGGTCAGGGCAGATGAGCGTggatatcaacaattttggaatggcttcagg TCGCAAGTAACTTGGCTGAATCACCACACAGCGGCTATTGAGcgtatattcaacaaaaaagccaccaagcgtctgtcgaccttactttttgaagcgcggaaaaagattaaaaaggatCCTTCAAAACCACCACTTTGGCTCGCTGGCAATTCATACCCTATGCTCTGCCGCAGATGGGAAGAGGAAGAGTATATTGCAAAGTGTATAAAGAACAAAGCCAACAGAAATACTGATGAAGCCAATCGTGCGTGCGTACACTCTGGAGGGTCTAAATCTGCCGGAACGCTTCGTCTTGAGTTCATCCAACAAATTGGTCGTCCACCCACCTTTATGGAGATGAATGACATGATGCACCGGTATGCAGATTCCGGTGAGTGGACGGGGGCAAGGGCGCAAGAAGTGTCG agGTTGACGCAAATTTGGGTTGAAGAATATAATGCAAGCCAACTACGACTACCACCTCATAGGCGAGATAATGAGGATGTTCGTCGAAACAAGATGTCGTTGGCTTTTGTTAAGAATGCTGGTGGTGCGACTCGAGGTCGCAAATTCGCTGCTGGGTGTACATCTTCTCTATATGCAAGTGACCCAACTGGTTTGAGAGATGTCACTtacacatcttcatcttcatcgagTACAGGACGCTCTCGTCCAACTCAAAGAGAGGAAACCGATGATGAGTATGAAGCGCGAATGAGGGCCACGTATAGAGAAGAATTCCGCGATGAGTTCGAAGCATCATTTGATGACCGGGTGGACGTACGGGTCCAACATATATTGCAGGAATTCTTTGCACAGCAGAGGGCGCCGGCGCcggcgggggggggggggggttggatcatcatctcaggcttcggcacgacaaaatcaaaatgccggTGA